Genomic window (Oceanispirochaeta sp. M1):
CCGTATAATTGGGAGTGATCAGATCCGCCCGGGAGACTAGTTTTTTCATCCCATCTAACATCCCTTTATCCATGGGACCGTAAAACTCTCCATCATCACCTAGAACAGGATCAACTGTAATAAGCTGTTCATCAGCCTTAAAATGATCAAGAAGATCTTCCATAATCCGGATCTGTCGGGCAGAACCCAGAAATCCTGAATAGATACAGTCAAAACTGAGTGGGAGTGTTTTCCAGTGCTCCAGTGTCTGTTCCATCACATCCGTCAGATCATGGAACACATAGTTATCAAAACCGCTGGTCTGTGTAGAGAGAACTGCTGTGGGCAGAGGGCATACATTTATCCCCATTGTAGATAAAACAGGGAGTATAATGGTCAGAGACGAGCGACCATATCCGGAAAGATCATGAATAGCTGCAACACGGGGAATCGGGTTTTTCATAAAACTATTTTAATTGATTGCGGAAGTATTGAGAAGATCTTAATTATTTTCATCCTTTGTCGATTATAATATAGATACAGGAGGAGTTCTGAATTGAGAATGACATTGACCGCTGAGGAACAGAAAGCATTTTTCATACTGATGGGTATAACCGGTAAGGGAGTAGATCTATGTGATGAAGAATCTCTGAAAAAAGCATTTCGCAACAAAGCAAAAAAATCTCATCCGGACCTCGCCGCACATATGGGGAAAGATCCCCGTATTATGAAGCTCAGATTTCAGGAACTCAATGATGCATTTAATATCCTGATGGAGAGGGTTCAGAAGGAGCAGACTCCCTATACAGCCCGCAGCGCTGATCCTGTTAGACCAAAACCGGCCGCCAGGCCCGCAGCTAAACCGGCCGCCAGGCCCGCAGCTAGACCCGCCGCCAGGCCCGCAGCTAAACCGGCCGCCAGGCCCGCAGCTAAACCGGCCGCCAGGCCCGCAGCTAAACCGGCCGCCAGGCCCGCAGCTAAACCGGCCGCCAGGCCCGCAGCTAAACCGGCCGCCAGGCCCGCAGCCTCAAGCCGCAGCAGTGATCAGACTAAAAATAAGTCTGCAAAGGCAACGTCAGCTGCAGGAACAAGCTCTGCTAAGAGAGGCGGGAACCCTGCTGCAGCAGGAAAGAAAAAAAGTGAAGAGATCTTCTTCAGTGGAAAAACGCCTGGAAGAAATCTCCGTTTTGCAGAGTTTCTGTATTATTCAGGATATATTTCATGGACAGAACTTGTACAGGCCCTGGTCTGGCAGTATAGAAACAGACCTAAACTGGGAGAACTGGCTACTGAATCGGGATTACTGGATTTTGCAGAAGTTCTGGATATCATCAGAGCTAAGAATCCCTATGAACTTTTTGGAGAAGCCGCTGTACGTCTCGGTTATCTGAGTCCCTCCAAGCTGGAGAATCTTGTGAGAGAGCAGAAGAAGATGGGTTGCCCCATCGGGCATTACTTCACCTCATCCAATCTTATGACTACAGATACACTTCATAAGAAACTCAGTGAAAACCGCCGCCATAATTTTCATTTTATTAATGACGGATCAGACTCATAAACTCTTCTCTTGTTGCGATTGAAGAGTGAAAACTGCCTAGCACGGATGAGGTCAACATAGAAGAGTTCTGTTTCTGAACACCCCTCATCATCATACACATATGACGGCATTCCATTACAACTCCAACACCCTCTGCTCCGGCTTCATCCCGCACTGTTCTGGCTATTTCGGCCGTGAGACGCTCCTGGATCTGGAGTCTGCGGCTATAGAAATCAACAATACGAGCCAGTTTACTGACTCCAAGGACTTTATCTTTTGCGATATAACCAATGTGACAGACACCGAAAAAGGGGAGCATATGGTGCTCACAGAGGCTGTAGACCTCAATATCTTTACAGACAATCATATTGTTGGCTTCAGATTCAAACACCGCATTATTGATAACTGATTTAAGATCCATGCTGTATCCGCTAGTCAGAAACTTGTAGGCTTCCGCAACACGTTCGGGAGTTTTTAACAGTCCCTCTCTGTCGGGATCTTCACCTATCTCAATAAGGAGCTCTCTTATCAGTCCGCTTACTTTTTCTTTATTCATCTATCATTCTCCTTAGACTTTCCGTAAAAACGGATAAAGG
Coding sequences:
- a CDS encoding J domain-containing protein, with product MTLTAEEQKAFFILMGITGKGVDLCDEESLKKAFRNKAKKSHPDLAAHMGKDPRIMKLRFQELNDAFNILMERVQKEQTPYTARSADPVRPKPAARPAAKPAARPAARPAARPAAKPAARPAAKPAARPAAKPAARPAAKPAARPAAKPAARPAASSRSSDQTKNKSAKATSAAGTSSAKRGGNPAAAGKKKSEEIFFSGKTPGRNLRFAEFLYYSGYISWTELVQALVWQYRNRPKLGELATESGLLDFAEVLDIIRAKNPYELFGEAAVRLGYLSPSKLENLVREQKKMGCPIGHYFTSSNLMTTDTLHKKLSENRRHNFHFINDGSDS
- the folE gene encoding GTP cyclohydrolase I FolE; this encodes MNKEKVSGLIRELLIEIGEDPDREGLLKTPERVAEAYKFLTSGYSMDLKSVINNAVFESEANNMIVCKDIEVYSLCEHHMLPFFGVCHIGYIAKDKVLGVSKLARIVDFYSRRLQIQERLTAEIARTVRDEAGAEGVGVVMECRHMCMMMRGVQKQNSSMLTSSVLGSFHSSIATREEFMSLIRH
- a CDS encoding pyridoxamine kinase yields the protein MKNPIPRVAAIHDLSGYGRSSLTIILPVLSTMGINVCPLPTAVLSTQTSGFDNYVFHDLTDVMEQTLEHWKTLPLSFDCIYSGFLGSARQIRIMEDLLDHFKADEQLITVDPVLGDDGEFYGPMDKGMLDGMKKLVSRADLITPNYTEACFLLDRSYKTELTQEEANEILKELSSKGPDRVVVTSLPLKKGSNTVMAYEKRNKRIWRVETDHIPASYPGTGDMFASVITGRLLLGDSLPAAIDRAVHFVIHAIRNTFGHNTPQREGVLMEKSLYQLMSPENMSLCELLEGE